Part of the Acidobacteriota bacterium genome, CACGGGCTTTTCGCCGGTCTCCTCGTGGACGTAGCTCTCCAGGCCGGCCTTGATCTCCGCCACCACCTGGTCGTACTCCTCCGGCTGCACGATGCCCTTGCCCTCACGGCCGGCGAGGTTGATGTAGATCTGTCCCAGCCCCAGGGCGTAGGCCTTGGTCTGGCTCCAATCGACGTTGGTGAGGAACTCACCCTGGTCGAAGAGATCCTCCAAGGATTTGCGCTCGCCCTGGCCCTGGAGGGTCATGAAGCCGTTCTTCACCAGCCAGGTGTTGTAGTTGAAGCCGTAGCGGAAGGTGGCGAAGCCGTGGTCCGAGACCACCATCACCTCGGTATTGTCGTCCTTGCGCTGCATCGTCTCGCCGACGATGCGGTCCATGGCGATGTAGGACTGGCGAATGGTGTCGCCCCAGGCCGCCGCCCCCTCTTCGGTGTAGAGGGGGTGCTCCGGATCGATGAAGCGGAACATCATGTGCTGCACCCGGTCAGTGAACTCGAAGTAGTACATCAGCACGTCCCAGTCGTCGTCCTCGAGCAGACCGTAGTAGATCTTCTCGTCCTGGGCGGTGGTCTGGCGCACGTCCTCCATGAACACCTCTTCGTCGATGGTGCCGTCGGTCAGGGACCAGGTGTCGATGCTCCAGCCGATGGTCTTGTACAGCCCGTAGGCCTCCGCCAGCTCCGGCGCCATCTCCGACGGGGTGCTGATGTCGACGATGGGCGGCAGCGCCGTGGGATCGAATTGGATCGGCGACAGATACAGCCGCACCTCCGGCTCCAGGGAGAGCAGGCGGAACTTGCCGATGCCCTGGAGCTCGATGAGGTCGTTGAACGGGAAGGTGAAGCGCACCCAATCGCTCCACTCGCCGGGGGCCAGCTCGAGGTCGTTGCCGGAGACCTGGATCCCCAGGCTCGACTTGTCCTCCGCCACCTCCAGGGTCATGGGGATGGTGATGTAGGGCTCCTCGTCCGGGAAGAGCTTGTTGGGCGGTCCCTTGACCTCGGTGGTGATGGTGCCCCGGTTGTCGAAGAGCTCCACCACCTCGATGGAGAAATCACCGCCGTTGCGCGGCGTGAAGAAAAGCTCGGAAGTGAAATAGAAGGGCTTGCCGATGCGGCCGGAGAGGTCCGGCGTGCCCATGCCGCTGAGCAGGCTGCCGTGGGAGAAAGGCTCCGGCGGGAAGGTGACGGGCATGCGGATCACCTTCACCCGCACGCCGGCATCTCCCAACACCTGCCAGAAGGTATCGCCCTGCTGCATGTTCACCGCCAGCGGCTGGGTGTCCGGGAGCAGGCGGTCGGCGGCGGCGTAGAGGCCGGCGCCGGCGGCGATGCCCACCACCAGGCCGGCGATGGCGGCGCGGCCGGTGCGCACCCGGAAGAGCTTGAGCAGCAGGAAGAGCACCAGCGCCAGCACCACGGCCCCCAGGCCGCCCAGCACCAGCGGGGTCTTGGTGCCCC contains:
- a CDS encoding alkaline phosphatase family protein, which gives rise to MVILGFDGADADLTRQWMEAGDLPNLAALAENHQFSPMRVTIPSQTPVSWSTFSTGLSPGRHSIIDFLRRDPKTYQPSFGFMREDSTDFLWGTKTPLVLGGLGAVVLALVLFLLLKLFRVRTGRAAIAGLVVGIAAGAGLYAAADRLLPDTQPLAVNMQQGDTFWQVLGDAGVRVKVIRMPVTFPPEPFSHGSLLSGMGTPDLSGRIGKPFYFTSELFFTPRNGGDFSIEVVELFDNRGTITTEVKGPPNKLFPDEEPYITIPMTLEVAEDKSSLGIQVSGNDLELAPGEWSDWVRFTFPFNDLIELQGIGKFRLLSLEPEVRLYLSPIQFDPTALPPIVDISTPSEMAPELAEAYGLYKTIGWSIDTWSLTDGTIDEEVFMEDVRQTTAQDEKIYYGLLEDDDWDVLMYYFEFTDRVQHMMFRFIDPEHPLYTEEGAAAWGDTIRQSYIAMDRIVGETMQRKDDNTEVMVVSDHGFATFRYGFNYNTWLVKNGFMTLQGQGERKSLEDLFDQGEFLTNVDWSQTKAYALGLGQIYINLAGREGKGIVQPEEYDQVVAEIKAGLESYVHEETGEKPVAYVFTRDEAYGTYDASHVPDMVPSNSDGYRVGWQDSLGGFGQEVVEPNTRIWSGDHCSVYPPLVEGIFFTTLGLRKDRQPYMADVMPTLLELYGVSSDTEYDGESLLAPGG